Proteins co-encoded in one Gleimia hominis genomic window:
- a CDS encoding carbohydrate ABC transporter permease, whose product MSAQVKSGRGKVARLKWYQRGSLPYEHATPTLFIAKYVLLILLLILAVGPFVWQLSTSFKGAAEDIYQFPPNLIPIEPTMANYAEVARRIPILDYGLHSVLVAVATVVSNTIFATLAGYAIACMQFRFKKIIIGIFLSTLLLPGEVTLTSQYLTVKGLGFDNSLVGVWLPGAIGAMNVLLMAVSCRMIPKDTLDAATIDGANTWQRIRYVVWPNVRGMVSVVALFSFIGAWDDFLWPLVVLNDPAKYTLTVGMQYLQSNFGSNPRVVAAGTVIALIPIIIIFSTMQRFFFRGVEEGALKG is encoded by the coding sequence ATGAGCGCGCAGGTGAAATCGGGGCGCGGTAAAGTGGCGCGGTTGAAGTGGTATCAGCGTGGTTCACTGCCGTATGAGCACGCAACCCCCACCTTGTTTATCGCCAAGTACGTACTTCTGATCTTGCTGCTGATCTTAGCGGTGGGCCCGTTCGTGTGGCAGTTATCTACCTCTTTTAAAGGGGCTGCGGAAGATATTTACCAGTTTCCACCGAACCTCATTCCAATTGAACCAACGATGGCTAACTACGCGGAGGTTGCGCGGCGCATCCCAATTTTGGATTACGGGTTGCATTCGGTGCTGGTGGCGGTGGCAACCGTTGTGTCGAACACGATTTTTGCAACCTTGGCGGGCTATGCGATTGCGTGTATGCAGTTTCGGTTTAAGAAAATTATTATTGGCATCTTTTTGTCTACCCTGCTGCTGCCTGGTGAAGTTACGCTGACCAGCCAGTACTTAACGGTTAAGGGCTTAGGGTTTGATAACTCCCTGGTGGGCGTGTGGTTACCGGGTGCGATCGGGGCGATGAACGTTCTGCTCATGGCGGTTTCGTGCCGGATGATCCCGAAGGATACTTTGGACGCCGCTACAATTGATGGTGCAAACACGTGGCAGCGGATCCGCTACGTAGTGTGGCCAAACGTGAGGGGCATGGTTTCAGTGGTGGCACTGTTCAGTTTTATTGGCGCATGGGACGATTTCTTGTGGCCACTGGTGGTGCTGAACGACCCGGCGAAGTACACCCTGACCGTGGGGATGCAGTACCTGCAGTCTAACTTCGGGTCCAACCCGCGCGTGGTGGCTGCTGGAACCGTGATTGCACTGATTCCTATCATTATTATTTTCTCAACCATGCAGCGGTTCTTCTTCCGCGGCGTTGAAGAAGGAGCTCTTAAAGGCTAA
- a CDS encoding carbohydrate ABC transporter permease: protein MKTHRWYTPYLLAGPAVLWVLVFSLWPFINTIFLSFTNARPLRPAEFTGLENYANLFHDPQFGAALIVSLVYVVVCVPLLTFLPLLLAMLVQKKIPGIGFFRTTYYFPVVASVVVVGIIWAWIFNSRGIVNEALQMAGLVDQPINFLVDRWKLLLCSIALTVWKGMGYYMVVYLAALANLGREVQEAATLDGATWWRRFTSIVIPSVKGAMALVSALVCVAAVRIFSELYVLSNGTGGPGGLDQSIVMLIKRIGSGLNGNLGYASAMSVALFFLTVGPLLFVAYMNYGGKATIEKWRKDRQKKKRATAKLAAREADAHRSGIAAATGSVAVQKGGRQ from the coding sequence ATGAAAACACATCGTTGGTATACGCCCTACCTTTTGGCGGGGCCAGCTGTGCTCTGGGTCTTAGTGTTCTCGCTGTGGCCGTTCATTAACACCATTTTCCTCTCGTTCACGAATGCGCGGCCGCTGCGACCAGCTGAGTTCACGGGGTTGGAGAACTACGCGAACCTGTTTCATGACCCCCAGTTTGGGGCGGCACTCATCGTCTCACTCGTGTACGTGGTCGTATGCGTGCCGCTCCTAACTTTCTTACCGCTACTGCTAGCCATGCTGGTGCAAAAGAAGATCCCTGGAATCGGGTTTTTCCGCACCACCTACTACTTCCCGGTGGTTGCGTCCGTGGTGGTTGTGGGCATTATTTGGGCGTGGATTTTTAACTCCCGCGGCATCGTCAATGAGGCCCTGCAGATGGCTGGGCTGGTGGATCAACCCATTAACTTTCTGGTGGACCGGTGGAAGTTGCTGTTGTGTTCCATTGCCCTAACAGTTTGGAAGGGGATGGGCTATTACATGGTCGTTTACTTGGCGGCACTAGCGAATTTGGGGCGTGAGGTTCAAGAGGCCGCAACGCTTGACGGTGCCACCTGGTGGCGGCGTTTCACTTCGATCGTGATTCCGAGTGTTAAAGGCGCGATGGCTCTGGTGTCTGCTCTGGTGTGTGTGGCGGCCGTGAGGATTTTCTCTGAACTGTACGTACTGTCGAATGGTACGGGTGGCCCCGGTGGGTTAGACCAGTCGATCGTGATGCTGATTAAACGGATCGGTTCTGGGTTGAACGGGAACTTGGGGTACGCATCCGCAATGTCGGTGGCCTTGTTCTTCTTAACAGTTGGCCCCCTGTTGTTTGTTGCGTACATGAACTATGGCGGTAAAGCCACGATTGAGAAGTGGCGAAAGGACCGGCAGAAGAAGAAGCGTGCGACCGCGAAACTCGCGGCCCGTGAGGCCGATGCACACCGCAGTGGCATAGCTGCTGCGACTGGGAGTGTGGCTGTGCAGAAAGGTGGAAGGCAATGA